The Phycisphaerae bacterium genome includes a region encoding these proteins:
- a CDS encoding DUF1330 domain-containing protein, giving the protein MIIALNLFDIIPGKEAVYAEYLRRVRPILERHHARVLFYGRTRARFMGACNQEYCGVIAYEDPTDLTRFSHDPEFAEIKPLRDASTHNYVLTVAEETGIEDAAEMLSRS; this is encoded by the coding sequence ATGATCATTGCGCTCAATCTCTTCGACATCATTCCCGGCAAGGAAGCCGTCTACGCCGAGTACCTTCGCCGCGTGCGTCCGATCCTGGAAAGGCACCATGCTCGCGTCCTGTTTTATGGTCGGACGCGGGCACGATTCATGGGTGCCTGCAATCAAGAATACTGCGGCGTCATCGCCTACGAAGATCCCACGGACCTGACCCGATTCTCACACGACCCGGAGTTCGCGGAAATCAAACCACTGCGCGACGCCTCAACTCACAACTATGTTCTGACGGTCGCCGAGGAGACCGGCATCGAGGATGCGGCCGAGATGCTCAGCAGATCTTGA
- a CDS encoding metalloregulator ArsR/SmtB family transcription factor, with amino-acid sequence MQEYLAITKALGDETRVRALLALRGGELCLCHIIQLLRLAPATLSKHMDLLVQAGLVERRKDGRWCYFRLIGANAQPAARRALRWTLDALADDPVIRRDAEALNKIRCADPKELSACYRSGKY; translated from the coding sequence ATGCAGGAGTATCTGGCGATCACAAAAGCCCTGGGTGACGAGACGCGAGTGCGGGCCCTGCTGGCCCTTCGGGGCGGCGAACTCTGCCTTTGCCACATCATCCAGTTGTTGCGGCTTGCTCCGGCGACGCTGTCCAAACACATGGATCTGCTGGTTCAAGCCGGGCTGGTCGAGCGGCGCAAGGACGGCCGATGGTGCTACTTCCGACTGATTGGTGCCAACGCGCAACCGGCGGCGCGGCGGGCGCTGAGATGGACCTTGGATGCTCTGGCGGATGATCCCGTCATTCGTCGAGATGCCGAGGCACTGAACAAGATCAGATGTGCCGATCCCAAGGAGCTGAGTG